The DNA segment TATTAGAAACAATGAGTCCACTTGAATCTGTTACGAagcagaacacaaaacaaaaccaaaaatatgtTTCACTACATTTCAAGAAATATAAATTCCATACAGTTTTTACAGCATGAATGCTAtacaaaaaagaaggaaataatTAGCTGCAGAAGTGGCTTTCAGAGTGTTGAGGGGCACCAGAGAGCTTCAGGTGGGgtcgacagcagcagcagaaaacaatctGAACCGTCAACAGGTGCATTTTAGCATTTTGCATTGAGACAAATACCTGCAGCCAGTGTTCATTTAGGACCTCTTTTCTCTTGGGATCCAGCAGGTAGGTGATGAACTGCTGAAACGTGGGTTTGAACCCTGCAGCAAAAGCCTCCTCGGCTATGTTTGGCAAAGAAGACACGTGACCATAATGACGCAGGATCTTTGAGCCAAAACGCATGTAGAAGTACTGGTCGGGCCTGGCAACACAAGCacatcacacacatacactttaTGCTGTTGGGTCAAAAGAGaagcaggtgtgaatgtgtacATGCGCTGTCAGATACACACTTTCCCAACTTGTCCCTGAAGGCAGAGATGAGTCGAACAAAGGGGTCTCGTACAAACAGAAATTTGGTGTACGTCTGGAGCTTGGTTTTCATCTGGCTGCGGGACTGAGAACCATAAATGTGTATAAACCTGGTCAGAAGAACAAGAACACACGGATAAAGCTCCCCTGCATCATGAATCCAGTTGAAaactgaagttctgtttttcgGTAAATAAAGGAGTGTCTGCTTTACTGCCACTATGTTACGACCAGGTCTTCAGGCCACAACAAAGGAGGAAACGCCCAAGATTATTTATTAAGGGAAGTCACACTAATGAGATGTGGTAATTAGGACCAGTAGTGTATGGAGGTGCAACGACACAGCCGGGCCGCAGACAGAGAGCAAGGCAGCGAGTGGCACAGCCAGTTGTGACGTAGCCAGCTGGCTTACGAATCGACACGTAATGGTCAACAGTCAGCTGATATCTGTCTGTCGTCTGTCCAGCTTCATCCCGTTCAGAGTTGCGGAGGCACTGCGGCCAGTCCTGGCTAACGATGggaacaccctggacaggtctccagttcatcacagtgcaaacacagacgAACAACCACACCCTCTCATGTTCACACCCAGGGACAATTAAGAGTCACCAGTTCACCTCACGTGCACGTTTTTTGGACTGTGtaaggaaaccagagtacccatGGGAAACCCAGGCATACACGGGGAGAGcgtgcaaattccacacagaaaaggcCCCACCAGTACTTGAACTCACTACCTTCTCGCTGTGATGAGGGAGCGCTCATGCCATTGATATCTCAATCAAATTAACCTTCAGTTGCCAGTATTGCAATGGACATCGGTCATTATTCTTCAGTGCTTAATGTTTAGTAAAGAGTATATTTTTAGAGTGTTCTAACACTTACTtgctaaaaataaacattttattggcCATTAGACTATCTTTATAACACTCAAGCACAACTGAGATGAAACTGGACTTTATAGAGCTACTGACataaaataagtaaatgaaATCTATGTTTAAAATCTATGTTTGTGCTGTGGGTATGGACTGTATGACGTCTTACTTGTCAAAAGTGAGGTGGCTAATCCTGTTGTGTATGATGTCTCGAGGTATTTCCTTGGGAGCAGTGTAAGGCTTTCCTGTCAAGGGTGAGATCTGAGACTGACTGAGGATGATCATCACACTCTTCCACTTGGTGCATGCCACCTAAACAGAGAGAAGTCATTGGAGACAGGGGGGCGGACACAGGAAAGAGAGAACTATCAATGTGTGTATAAACATCACGGATGGCCgataaaaaaactaaagccAATAAGGCACTTTTCTTTCAAGCTGTTTGTCTCTTACGCATTTTTCTCccacacagacaaacaccaCACTGTGGACGTACCTTGGGAACATAGCAGTAGATAATTTGGTGTTTATCATCTACTATGAAGTGACCCAGCTCGTTGTTTGGGATCTGATTAAAACTGCGTGTCATTGATGGAAATTTGTGAGTGGAGCGCATTTCTGAGCACATGTCCTCGATCCTCTGCTTCCGAGCTCTTTGTTCCATATCTTCAGCCGAGACACCACCACTCTCTTTCTCAtcttcctgcagttcctcctcctccctctgctccacctcttCATGCTGCTGAACAGGGATGCGCCTATTCGACATGGTGGCGGGGACGATGTTCTCAGATCTGACGGTGCTAACAGCCTGTGAAGGGTCTTTGTTGGTCCTGTTAATCCCACCAACTGTAAGTGGTCTATTAGGAGTAGGCGTCGACTCTGCACCAAACCAGATTATATTTTCCCAGTATACAAAGATGAGCAGGCCCACTGACAGAGATGCCAGTAGGAAAGCCAGCTTCACAGTGGGTCGTTTTCCCATGGCTGGATCGCATCGAGGTCTGCGATTGtcgaaaaaaaagatgaaggggTTCTCTCAAGCTTTATGGTGGCCTCCGACTGCAGAAGATCCCTCCTGCTTGAGAAAGGCAACTGAAAGAAACGGAAAACAGCACTAAAACCTCTGTACTCATTAAATACTTGAACACACAAAAGAAAGTTTGGTATGGAGGAAAgtatttgaaagaaatgtttaaaaaagtaaaagccTTTCATCTATTCGGATCATTTGTTCTTATCTTGATTTACGCCTTATGAGcaaatatgattaaaaataaaaccccatttttgagagtGGGTGGGGACCGATGATTGAATTTCTGAAATAGGATTAccttttgcctgttttttttttcttttttttgtttcttttgttcctgattttgtATTTGTAATGATGCCCAGTCTCAGGACAGTGTTattgttttgtcatgttttgcCCTCTTCATATGgcaataaagttaaaaaaaaacaaaaaacaaaaccatcctCTCCTTCTTCACTGGCAACACAAcctggaaaaacatgaaaagaaaaaacaatggcTGAGCTTACCTGAAAGATTTTGAATGAGGGAGTGGTTTGATCAGATTCTCCTCAAATATTTGATACATGCTGTCATCTAAAACAACAATGAAGCTTGTTGAGCAGCATTGTTCTCACCCTCAAATCACTATTTACTATTATCTTTGCATAATAAACCAGCCCAGGGGTGGGGGGAGCCCCTACCCCCACCAGGACACCCAGCGGTCAGGAACAAACCATCCTGTGGGGGTGGGACAGCCAGCTGGAGGGTTTCATCGGGTCTTACTGAGCCGGTGGAGAGTTAAGGAGCCTGTTTGACAACTCACGTGAGAACCTGTTAGACCAGAGCACACCCAGTCTCATCAGATTTTCCCTGGTACCTCATCATTAGTGACACTACGGGAATGGCTAATAGCTacgtcatcgaagctgaatacgTCGATTCCGTGTCCAAAGCGTAcgatggtgcagtgctgtgtcccgtgttgtaacaacagcaacgatgtcaacaaaaccatatCCTACTACCGCTTTCCTctgatattacatcattatattatttttcctgatattacaaataatgaggctgactcacgttatacagctcagattttcattgtttcatttaattatgtctcagagtcagacagcagcggcaccgcagcccggtctcctcctcacatcggtgacggtcccaccgagacacacacacccagcaccggacctgGTCCTCAGCAGGACACAGGATCGAACAGGACctgggactcaggccaccgagggcggcgcgtgccacccCCTGCCGGTGCTGCctaaattaaagacaatttatagaagtcttaataaaatctttgactaaacgtcctctgtatttaatctccctttagctaatattattttctaggctgctgacatcacatcactgattaaataaatcatttgctaaattTTAGTGTTTAGTACATGTCAGTAGCAGTTCTTCAGGTCCATGCTGGTTTCCACATCAGCTCCGCTCGTGGCGCCGGTGCATCAGAAGTAACTCTATCAGTCAgtacaatattgtgtaaaactgcacaggacaaaataaagtcgTATCTTTtcggggctgaacagcagcgtttccccgcTGGGTCTGCTCTGCAGCGTGTGCATCTTTGTGCACCATTACAACAGCCTCCTCTCcatggcaggatggaccagcgagTTATTGAAAGataataatcctttattaatcccacaagggggaaTATTATTAGATATTTTGTAAgggcattctttttttttttcaactgcgCACATGCCTCCTCCAACTGTAGGCCATGAAACCACAAACCGCCTCAGGATCCTTCCTGAAGAGGAGGAATCGTTTGTGGGCAGGGAAGTCTGGTCATCCCGACTTAGACCCGGTCCTCGATAAGTGGTcaaaaatgaatggatggatggatggatgttctgGAGTTTgcctgttctccctgtgtctgtgtgtgtgtgtgtgtgtgtgtgtgtgtgggtttcctctcgcagtgcaaacattttcatgtgAGGTATCAAGCAAACCCTGCGTTGATTGTGAGAATCCCAGGTGTTGAAGCGACGTGAACTTTTTTGCATGTGTTACACAATTGGAAATAAGGGGCCAACTTATCCTCCgtgaaacatatttattttgcaaacaggctgcaaaacaggaaaaggtTTATCAGGAGTGCACTCGGTTCTTGATCTCATGGACTGCAGCATCAGACTGACTTCTTCTATGTCAGTAAGCCCCGATCATATGCTCGGGCAGTTCAAGCTGATGGAGAACCCACAGGGCCAGACCTGGAGTCCATTGAACAGCAGGTGATCAACTTTTTTAACACGAAAGGAATAGAAGTGGACAGTCAAAATATTGAAGCTTGTCACCCTCTAcctcaaagaaacaaaaatatgaCACCTGCCATTATAATTCGTTTTGTaagtagaaaacagaaaacagcactgTTAGTTAGAATTACACTGACAGGCTGTTTGAGGTTTGCACTAAATACAGGTAAGATCAGCACCGTTGGAAGGTCTTCAGGAACTTGTGCTGCACGGCTGTGTGTACACTATCTTGCCGGGAGCCGTCTATTCGTCTGCAATGCCGTCAGGTTTGGGGTAGCCGAACAGTTTGAAGTCCAGTTCATACATCTTGTATAGTTTCCTCTGTGCCTCAATGGGAATCTGATTAAACCAGTCTCTCACCCAGCTGGTTTCAGTCAGGTTTGGGTATGCTGAAGGGAGATGCAACCATTTATCCACTTTCAGAAGTTTCAGAAGTTGCTTTGCGTCTGTGTTGAAGGTCTCGTGCTGCCCAATGAAGTCGTACTTGACCTGACAAGGATGGCACAATCTGTAtgcctgaaacacaaaacagacagggTGACTCTCTTGACACTGGATTTCATTCAAATTTTGAATCATGTCCATTAGAGGTGTCCcggactaagaatttccatagtcgaatctgattcgtccaaTCCTGCTGATCGTCGACTGacagtcgaatctatcatctttttttttaagaatcatttgaatataggctacagcagaatgttgcagtaataataaaaaaaacaaaacagtgcaggcaggtaaaatagcactttgatttttttcctacacaaaactgaaacacagacttgaacaaagtgtcggtaactaaacatcaaacaaatgaagtagttCAAATGGCCATAACCAAACCtgcttctaacaaacgggctaaagcatgtaatttatttatatctataatctctgcagataagctcacattttttggctaaacaatttctcacattatctgctcaaattaaatgaaataggcttaattgcactgtgttgGGTCCATTTTGCAGCGCagcatccatgcaaaaacaaacactaaattaaatagaataagcCTTTCagataaaaaatatatatatatatatatatatatatatatatatatatatatatatatatatatatatatatatatatataataacctaaaatattacaattaaatgaaataaaagtcagcattaaaattgaGAAGTGAGTGACAAACATCTTTCATAcacccaattatctggctactgacccgtttaaggtggaaagccatgttagttgttgtggaatgataagaaaggagctgctgacacaacttgcatttgactttttttggatcgtctttgacttgttctgaagttttttcccgacattgtgagctttttaaagttcagccaaatcaccatcgagatgctgctctgtgatggagctctgcacaaaatcggattgtgccactcaccgtGGTGGTtctttcacaaacactaaatagatagaatattgaataaaagtacaagttaagtaaatttttccacagtatatttcatagactaacatgtatatcaaataggctttatatcatgtttatttggaaaaaaacaagcaattctatgtaaaatcagtcattcagcacccccatacagctggaatggaatggtcctcgtttaataaccacattttgcgaTGCTTCAACTATATGATTGGCAGTCAAATCAGGCCCCTccaacgaatcatcgaatcgtcgaatatctgaggacacccctagtgTTCATACATACTGGACATGGAAAACCATGCCAAGTGGCTTGAGTATTTCCCTAAAAGGCTTTTGGTTCCACTTCCCTTCCCAGTGGTGCACTGATCAGATGTTCACAAATTCACTGTGTGtactgtttgcatgtgtgtgtgtgtgtgtgtgtgtgtgtgttgtgaatcAATAACATTGTCCATAAAGATTTACGTTCTGTGTACTGCACTAGTTTATAGCCTGCTACCACAGTCATTCTGATTATCTAAAACTATAGCTGTCATTTAAGTGCAACAGAGGAAGAACACAAAAAGTTGCAATATAAACAAGATAAGTACCAAATTTCTGTATTTGTTCCAATGTCTCCCAGTCTTCTTGAccaaatctttctttaaaaatttaaacagtcaaatttcctctttcatttggaataaaaaacCACCTAGATTAAAACAAAGTACATTACAGAGGCCCCGGAGTGCAGGAGGCTTGGCACTcccaaactttttattttattattgggCATCCAATGTGAAAGCAATGTTGTACTGGACAGAAACTGCTAATTTACCATCATGGGCAGCCCTAGAGAAGTTATCAGTAGTAGAACACGTTGAACCTGTATCTTTGCTGTGTACCAGGCTACCTATGCCAAAAACTATTTCAAATTTTACTTCTAACCCACTTGTTATTCATTCAATTAAGATATGGAACCAGTTCAGGAGGCATTTTAAACTTGTCAATTTATCCCTTTTTGCATCACCACGAAGAAACTGTATGTTTCCCCCATCATTAAAGCTCGTtttccggagttttgaaagagagaggttttttttttaatccaagtctcgaggttccgccctccctctgctttcatgagcgaccaaaccacacccctttaattgtgcattaTCTGTcgagtgaaaatgagagcctccgagtcctacagcatccgacatgtttagctgtttacggtggatgttcagcagacagtggatatatccgaggtaagtggtccggctgctgcgtagctaactcacctcttcCTGGGcaagcggccgtgctctctggctgctccacactttgattgacaacacaagaatgcggaagctcgaaatctattggctgaagctgactggcattttttcggataacatgggggtctatgagatgaaggcggggctcataaatacatttttatattgctttatgctttattatattgtagtatcgaaccagactgacacatttaagctctgttgaaaaatgatacatacgttggaaacgaacggaaacgaacggacacaagctttaattgATGAGGCCTTCAGCATCTGGACAGACCTTGGAATAACATCACTGCATAAACTTTTCAAAGacaatgttttcatctctttcgAACAACTGAAGACTGAATATTGTATCCCTGGTTCTCACTTCTTCAGATATCTACAAATTAGAGAAGACATCATCTGTAACATGGATTCTTTCccttcttctccaccttcaagtCTTCTGGACGATATTCTTAAACTCAAACCAGATACCAAGCGTCTCATAAGTACCATCTATGGGTTGTTTAATAAGTATAAGATGGGTACTTTACAGACACTTAAATGTAAGTTGGAGAGGACTTAAACACATGGATCTCAGATGAGACGTGGAAAAATATTATCGATCGAATTTTTTCTTCATCTATCTGTCTCAGACATATGGTTGTACAATTTAAAGTGGTACATCGTCTCCATTGGTCAAAAACTAGGTTGAGTAAGATTAGGTTTGATTTAGATCCTACGTGTGATTGCTGTAAGCAAGAGCCAGCCTCCTTACTGCATATGTTTTGGACTTGCTCAAAATTACATAGTTTTTGGAAATATGTTTTTGATAGTTTGTCCAGAACATGTGGTATTGATCTGATCCCCTGCCCATTTATTGCTATATTTGGAGTTACCCTTGATGTAAGACTAACCAAAATACAAGTCAAATTGATCGCTTTTTGTGCATTATTGGCTTCAAGAAGAATCTTATTGAATTGGAAAGATCCTCCTCCACCTAAATGTGGGCACTGGGTGAAGGATACTATGTATTGCATTCAACTAGAGAAGATCAGATATACAGTTAGGAGCTCTGTCCAAACATTCTATGACATTTGGAAACCTTTTCTTACtcactttaaaaacatcaatgtaAAAGATTTTGCTGAATAATGATGTGAATTTATGTCTTATTTCTGCGCCATAATTTCGGTATTTTCTTTGTGTTATTATTGttcattacaaacacaatgCTTGTtttatacatatacatatacatacattatatatatatatatatatatatatatatatatatatatatatataaatatatatatatgtgtgtgtgtgtgtgtgtatatgtatatatatatatatatatatatatatatatatatatatatatatatatatatatatatatatatatatatatgtgtgtgtgtatttatatttttttctttctttttactttcCACAGTCTGGCTGGGTATGGTTGAGGGTGGGAAATAGACcttgatcaaaaaaaaaataaacaagataaGTAAAAAGAAATGGCAGCAGATggtgaaacattaaaaagcGAAATGTCAATGAA comes from the Salarias fasciatus chromosome 1, fSalaFa1.1, whole genome shotgun sequence genome and includes:
- the LOC115390016 gene encoding carbohydrate sulfotransferase 12-like; its protein translation is MSNRRIPVQQHEEVEQREEEELQEDEKESGGVSAEDMEQRARKQRIEDMCSEMRSTHKFPSMTRSFNQIPNNELGHFIVDDKHQIIYCYVPKVACTKWKSVMIILSQSQISPLTGKPYTAPKEIPRDIIHNRISHLTFDKFIHIYGSQSRSQMKTKLQTYTKFLFVRDPFVRLISAFRDKLGKPDQYFYMRFGSKILRHYGHVSSLPNIAEEAFAAGFKPTFQQFITYLLDPKRKEVLNEHWLQAYRLCHPCQVKYDFIGQHETFNTDAKQLLKLLKVDKWLHLPSAYPNLTEISWVRDWFNQIPIEAQRKLYKMYELDFKLFGYPKPDGIADE